Within the Telopea speciosissima isolate NSW1024214 ecotype Mountain lineage chromosome 4, Tspe_v1, whole genome shotgun sequence genome, the region AACTAGTTTGTATCAGTAACCTTAATCATGGGGTTAACAGTAGTAGTATGGGAGGCTGTGAGAGAAGACAATAAGCTTTTACCTACTAGTTAATAAATAGCAAATGTGCCTTCAAATCCATCGAGAGAACCGAGTGAAGAAGTCCTTAAGTGCATACTTCCTTGCTCATCTCCTTTGCAAAACAGAGAGGTACTTTCCCACCTTCCAGCTATGGGATCTAAGGTTTATTATTATCAGAGAGAAATATGATTGCGTGTGAAAGCTAACATGATTGGGGTAAACGTTAAGGGAGAAGGTTATCTAAAGCAAGCAGAGGGTATGCTAGCGAATAgcgccctctctctctctctcctcacattAAATGATTTCTGTATCCTCATTATTACACAAATCCGTTCCATCGCCCCTTATTGATgcacgccccccccccccccccttattgaTGCAGTCCCGTATgccacttgctcagagaaccctctcctatACATTACATATGAATTCTGAATGATCTTGTCACCAGTTCTAGGTTAAAAAAACATTAGGCAGAGAGTTTTCTGAGCTAGAGGCACTTAAGGGGCAATTTACAATTTATCAATAGGGgacaagaggagagagagagtgaggagGTGTTGGCATGGGCCCACAGGCAGCTTAGAGATACTTTTCTCAAAAATAATATAGTTAAGAGATCATTATTTGGTCACGTGGCTCTGCACTAGTGAGGGGTCAATAAGAACACACACAGAGACATCAAcatggatgtgatttttttattttgcaagAGCAATGCAGTAATTTAATGCACTCCTGCGTCGTCTGGGTGCAAAAGCAAAGCAACCAGGCagtgttcttttttccaaatTATATTTATATGGGCTAAAAAGATACTTAACCAAATACAATTAATTAGAAGCTGAGGAATTAAACAGTTGTAGAGGCACGGAATCTTCTACAAATTTGCAAATGTTGATATAAATTAGGTTAGAGATCTCAAGAAAATTCAAGAATATGGGATTATCTCTGGTTCATGATTTCTATTCACTATAAGGTTCATCCGGGTGAGAGATAGAGCTTCAAGAAATAGTGAATGGCTTTATCAAAACACAAATGTATAATTCCCCAAGAATTGCAATTGCGCTTATATTCATATATTCATTACTGTAGGAATTGGGTTCAAGCTTTCCCCAGCCCATTTTCATCAATTTTGAATTATGGCGATAACGGTTTATCATAGCAGATCCAATTCTTCTATTCCATCTTGTCAAATTTGACACTAGAAGAGGCCACAAGAACCATCCTTTCTGAAAGACGAAGAGACTGAAATGATCAAATCACAATGCTCTTTGTTGCAGCTGCACAGACCTTTTTATGGACCAGTAACAGCAGCAACGCAGAGTGCATCTGAATGCCCCCATAATCTACCAGAAGTTCTGGTGTGGCCATAGAGGTTCTCCAGATGAAATAGAGCTTGCATTAAATATTCTGAAGAATGCAACAAAAGAACCATATATTCCTCAATATTGATGAAACTGTTGAACCCATCCATGGCCTTTAGGTATAGGACCACCCATATCGGCCAGGCACAGAACATGGTGGGGCAAAGCCCATGGCTGCACAATGAATGGGGCCACTTGGATCCCCAATGTGCCATTGGGCACAAGATGCCAGATTCAACAGGGGGTTAGTCCAGCATTGGTCCAGGCTTAATGCTCTATGGACACATTTGAGGAACAAATTTTTAGTCACAAAGCTAGAAGTTTGAGAGAAATAAAAGATGCATTCTATAAATATGGGATCATCAGGAAGCATCCAATAGATAACAGTAACTGAGAAAAAATTATATATGCTGTGCTCATATTCGAAGCTTACCCAGCTCTAAATTCGCTGCCTTCACATCTTCTGGCTCCTTAGTTCTCTCACTAGCTGATAACAATCCATCCTGCTTAGTTTCTGGGATTTTCCTTGCCGGTGGTGATGCACAGACCGGGACAACTGATCTGATTTGAACTGCTGGAGCCATCATATTAGCAGGCATTCCTCCAATCATCATTCCTCCAGGCCAAGGTCTAGATGCACATGTAGGAGCTGCAGTCCTGAATGCAGCTGGAGCAGGCACCCGAGGATTTGAGTTTTCCAGTCTGGGGCTCACTGAAGATGCAGGCCCAACAGTTCTGATCATAACAGGAGCTGCAGTTGCAGGTAGTCTAAAACCTTGAGCCATCACTGGAGAAACTCCTCTGGGGGGATGATGTGGCCTGGGACTGGAGTGAGATGAATCAAGACCGTGCAATTGACGCAACCGGAAGTCAGCATGACCAGGGTTTGTCGGTCTGGACCCATTTCCAGCATCCGAGGTCCCCCGAGAGGTCCATTCAAAATGATCACTTTGGCCTCCTTCCAGTTGTACAGTGTGCCTAATGCTGGGATCGGACTCAACATTCTTTTGTTTATCCACCTCCTGTGTTGTCTCTTGGACTAATGGTTCTGCACGACCGCCACCAGAAACAGGAGAATTTGCAGCTTCAAATGGAGAAATTCCAGAGGCATTTGACCGTATATTCACTTTCCGGCCATCACCATCTGCATCACCATGAAGCCATTCCTCACCCATTTGTGTTCTCTCTTCCTGAATCTCTTGTATGGTTACCTGGGACCTTCTCCCAACAGGAACTGGCACCAAAGGGTTTGAAAAGTATAAAGATGGACCTGAGGTAGGCATTGCAACTCCTGGCACAGCCTGGATAGGTTGTTCTTGCTCCCTTAATGGAACATAGTGCCCATGTTCTGGCCGGAATATAGACTGAATAAATGGAATAACATGAGGACCAGGCGGAGGAGTTGGTGCTACTGGATGAGTCAACAGGTGGCTCTGCTGCTGGGATGCCTGTTCCTGCTGCCACATTTGGTACATCGCCATTTCAGGAAAGAAATTAGAATAATTCCAACTTTGGTACTGCATTGGGTACAATGATATGCTTGTGCTACCAGGCTTTGTGGGCCTACGAGCAGGAGCTGATCTCCGACGCCCACGTTGCCGATCATTTTGAGTTGATTTATTTGCTTCCGCTGGACGCAAGCTAGCAAGGGTGCGAGCCACGACAACCTGTTCCTGCTCCTCATTCCCTTCAGACTCCAACCCAGGAGAGGGCGAAGAAGAGCCAAGATGGGACACTGCATGAGTACCAATGAGAAAGATAGTTAGCAACCATATCAGGCTAATATATCCCTTTATTCACAGTTTAATTAGTTATCCAAATTGAACAAGTATACACAATCAGTTGAAAGGGCATGGTATTGATTCAACGAACGTGATGATCGATGCTTTGGATCACGGCGAGCAAATTCATAAAAGAAGCAGCATATGGCATATCAGAAGAAGGGTATACAAGGTGCAAGAagcctgccccccccccccccccggcagAAAAAAAAGATATCCATGGACCCACAGGAAGGGATATGTGCACCAACTGTATTTGCACAGTACATAACTGAATCTTAATAATTCCCTCATACAAGAATAGGAGACTCTAGAAAAgatcaaaggaaaaagaaagacatACTTTGTTTCAGGGAAGACCAAGCAGCCATGGCAGCATTCTTCTGTGCTTGCTTCTTGGTCTTAGCTGGCTCTCCAGTAAAGCTCATTCCTGCAAGCTCAACTGTGCATGAAAATACAGGAACATGACCTGGTCCAGATCGAACAGTCGTATATACAGGAAGGTTTAACCCAGCTCTGTGGGCCGTCTCTTGAAGCAGATTCTTGTAAACTCCAGTTTCATCCTGTGCAGCAGAAATATACCAAAGGAAAGAACATGAATTATCAGTTACATTCTCCCAGAGGAAGGTacaaataaaaactgaaaaataaatccgtaaattttatatataattgttgAGATGTTGGAAGTTATAGAGGTATAGTCTCATGTCAGTTAAGTTCGGTCCTTGGTGCCTTCATATACTTGAGGAGCAATATCCACGTAATGCCTTAAAgttttgggttggaccctccaACAATAATAATGACGTTTCACACAAGTACTTCATAGAGAGCCAAGGCAATAATCATTTCCAATGATTGTTCAAACTTGCAAAGTATTAATCGAAAATAAGATCTGCATTCACTTCAATGTAATAATAATGCCTCAAATGAGGTACATAGGATTCTTGAGGAGTGTAGCCTTGATCTTCTAATACATACAGGCATTACAAGTTTAAAACTACTCTTGAACAATATGGATCATCACCTAGATGAAATCGAACCTGATCTTAAGTGCAAATCAAGCACACAAATAACAGAATGACACACAAACATAATCTACCACATTTTTCCCATATCCCCGGTGGTTCAAGCAGAAATCTGATTGTACTGAAACTAGGGTAAAGTGAACAGTTTAATAGGTAGAATTGGTCTGTGAATTATGATCCAGATCTGATGGCTGGATCTCAAAGTATGGAGAAATTCTACTCCTACTAGAAaactagaaaactagaaaaCATGCCAGAATTGCAGAACTGATTCAGGTATTCCAGCAGAAATCAATAAAGGCTTGATGATTCAGGGGGGGAAAAAACTGCATTCCATTTCAGAACAGAAAATCAGAATCTGAAAATTTGCAGAAAATTAATATTACTAGGAAACCAGAAATCACATGGGATTTTGAGTTCTAAAACAGAAACTGAACTAGAAAACTAGAAAGACAATTGAAATCAGGCTATGGACTATGGTAGAATCTTATTCAGTAAACCAGATCAGCAATAAAAATATCAGTCAAAGAAAACCTGAATTAAAATAAGATTGCAAATAGGATATGGCCACAGGATATGGAAGTTGGaagttttgacctaaaattgATAAGAGTAATACAAGGAGGATAGAAAGAACCAGATTAGGAATCCACCCAATCTTCAGGCTTGGAATTCTTCAAGTACACCCAGAATCCACTAGGTAACTACTGAATCCACAACAGCTTGTTTCAGAAAAACTGAAGCTTATTAACTCATACATTCGTGTATGAGCCTATGAGGCCATAGGCCATGACATTTATCTATAGAATTCATAGACTGTCTCTAACAGTTCTAAACTGACATGGAATTCAAACTACTACTTGCAATAGTTAAAAACAGACTAGTATTTGACGCTAATCAAACTGtgactcaaaagaaaaaaaaacatagactATGAATATAATCTGGATTCTGGACTCAAATTCCGAATAATTGTAGGACTTTACTTGTAGAATCCTTATCCAACCTGAACGAGGACAAATAATCAAagtcaaaacaagaaaagaaattgaaacagAACTCCAAATCAGATGAGGCGAGTAAGATTCAGACTAGGTATAAGATTCCCAAACAGAATTGGATTCTTAGAGAGAATAAGAATAGGACTCCTAGAAAAACTAGGATTCTGGCCttgccttcttccttctctggGACTGTAGCTTGtatggtggagggccggttaggagaagagaggaagctgggaaaaatcagagttgcagagggagagaggagatATCGTgtaacaagaagaaaaaggggggggggggggggaagagtgCACACACAGCCACActggcttcaaaccataactcaACTATTCCATTCTATCAATCTGTCTCCAACGAtagggaattacatcatatataaagagcaATAAAAGACTCCGAATTACTTCCTACAACTTAAAtgatctaaaatagaaactcaataaaactcaaattgaaaatttccctacaagtctaatagctaccccaaaataaaagattacatatctttcccaaataaaataaattctaaatatcCTACTTAACAAGAACATGGTTGGGACACTgttcatcttggtttggatacccaactgggtttggatCGGTCCAGGGTAGTGTATATGCATCATTGTACCTAGCTGCTGCATCAGGTTCTTTAGGTCATCCCTGGGTGACCAGATGCTCATATTCACCAACATGTGGCAAAAGGAAAATCCATTAGGTTTCCACCCAGTTAAGTGTCTGCATCTTTATCAAATAGAACCTGTGACTTGCTATACTATGTCCAAATAAGGCTCTTTGGCTGCTTCTAAAGGCCTGGTGTTTAGTCTTATTGTCCTCCTATCAAGAAGAGGGGAAGATCCTACTTGACCTCATGAAATAAGTCAGCAGCAAAATATCAACTTTAGGGGGTCAGTGAAAAGAAAGTTGCCATAAAGTGCAAAGAGTAAGGCATGCATAGTTCACTTCTAAAAGTACGGAAAGGATTTGAAATTGACAAACCAGCTAGAAAAGAAGTGTAACATAAAATTTCCACCAAATGCCTAAAGTACAGTTAGAGgcccaaaaaatacaatatctacTTAAAAGTGTCAAAATCAAGGAAGACAGGTGAGCAAATGCTCCCCACCAACCCCAAGCTACAGGACAATGTACAAATCCCTCTAGTACTTTTGCAGACATGGGCAGGTTTTTCCACCTCATtattccaatttccaatataTAAATTTTGTAGACTACTTCTAGCAATGTAAAACTCGTTATCTCTAAAAGGAAGTCAGTTTCCACAATACTGaggatacaacaacaacaaaactcagccttatcccaactaaatggggtcggttaaatggatcctttcaaaaacaaaataagaggaatgaagaaattCGATAAGAAAAGTaagtaatggaaaatgaaaaatgaaagtaagagaaaagaggatagcccaggaaaACAGGAAAATTTCCATATGGTGTCAATAACgtagatccttgccctccaaaaggCTTTATCTGAtatcatacttggcacaagacccaaactaaggatgtcattcttcacaacctcacctatggtcattttaggcctgctcctagctcttttagctccttcaatcagcatcaaatcacttctccgtactggggcgtccccaggcctccgttgcacatggccaaaccgcCTTCGCGGAGCTTGTtgttgatcggggcaactcccacat harbors:
- the LOC122658874 gene encoding double-stranded RNA-binding protein 2-like isoform X2 codes for the protein MYKNQLQELAQRSCFNLPSYACIREGPDHAPRFKATVNFNGETFESPTFCTTLRQAEHAAAEVALNTLSKRGPSRSLAARVLDETGVYKNLLQETAHRAGLNLPVYTTVRSGPGHVPVFSCTVELAGMSFTGEPAKTKKQAQKNAAMAAWSSLKQMSHLGSSSPSPGLESEGNEEQEQVVVARTLASLRPAEANKSTQNDRQRGRRRSAPARRPTKPGSTSISLYPMQYQSWNYSNFFPEMAMYQMWQQEQASQQQSHLLTHPVAPTPPPGPHVIPFIQSIFRPEHGHYVPLREQEQPIQAVPGVAMPTSGPSLYFSNPLVPVPVGRRSQVTIQEIQEERTQMGEEWLHGDADGDGRKVNIRSNASGISPFEAANSPVSGGGRAEPLVQETTQEVDKQKNVESDPSIRHTVQLEGGQSDHFEWTSRGTSDAGNGSRPTNPGHADFRLRQLHGLDSSHSSPRPHHPPRGVSPVMAQGFRLPATAAPVMIRTVGPASSVSPRLENSNPRVPAPAAFRTAAPTCASRPWPGGMMIGGMPANMMAPAVQIRSVVPVCASPPARKIPETKQDGLLSASERTKEPEDVKAANLELEH
- the LOC122658874 gene encoding double-stranded RNA-binding protein 2-like isoform X1; the protein is MYKNQLQELAQRSCFNLPSYACIREGPDHAPRFKATVNFNGETFESPTFCTTLRQAEHAAAEVALNTLSKRGPSRSLAARVLDETGVYKNLLQETAHRAGLNLPVYTTVRSGPGHVPVFSCTVELAGMSFTGEPAKTKKQAQKNAAMAAWSSLKQMSHLGSSSPSPGLESEGNEEQEQVVVARTLASLRPAEANKSTQNDRQRGRRRSAPARRPTKPGSTSISLYPMQYQSWNYSNFFPEMAMYQMWQQEQASQQQSHLLTHPVAPTPPPGPHVIPFIQSIFRPEHGHYVPLREQEQPIQAVPGVAMPTSGPSLYFSNPLVPVPVGRRSQVTIQEIQEERTQMGEEWLHGDADGDGRKVNIRSNASGISPFEAANSPVSGGGRAEPLVQETTQEVDKQKNVESDPSIRHTVQLEGGQSDHFEWTSRGTSDAGNGSRPTNPGHADFRLRQLHGLDSSHSSPRPHHPPRGVSPVMAQGFRLPATAAPVMIRTVGPASSVSPRLENSNPRVPAPAAFRTAAPTCASRPWPGGMMIGGMPANMMAPAVQIRSVVPVCASPPARKIPETKQDGLLSASERTKEPEDVKAANLELGKLRI